In one window of Lynx canadensis isolate LIC74 chromosome B3, mLynCan4.pri.v2, whole genome shotgun sequence DNA:
- the ZNF770 gene encoding zinc finger protein 770 isoform X1, with amino-acid sequence MMAENNLKMLKIQQCVVANKLPRNRPYICNICFKHFETPSKLARHYLIHTGQKPFECDVCHKTFRQLVHLERHQLTHNLPFKCSICQRHFKNLKTFVKHQQLHNETYQNDVKQVRRLLEAKQEKPVYGMYHTFTTEERWALHPCSKSDPAYSPTKKRKNIHACTICGKMFPSQSKLDRHALIHTGQRPFKCVLCSKSFRQSTHLKIHQLTHSEERPFQCCFCQKGFKIQSKLLKHKQIHTRNKTFQTLSLKVKSPESCPLPNKLNAKQDSLENGDLGESEENNPLDVHSIYIVPFQCPECEECFESEQILNGHKCFPARGGKMPSRLKRSYNYKTVVKKILAKLKRAGGKKLDNLRSEKKVFKNNFLENCDLISGEQSPEQTQRTFMGPLGKHGTYKTVGNKKKKTLTLPFSWQKHFQNQNVGKNLKGILTTENMLTIDNSANNKDVSIYGSSGEEFFNNCEVLQCGFSVPSENLHSGHKMCPCDKCEKVFPSISKLQRHYLIHTGQRPFGCNVCGKSFRQSAHLKRHKLTHIDKIPYRRSLCQVEFENLNQLLIHPGDNVNYNASQQCQTPGFQKYEASESDQISEIKVKAESEDFILSPPYRNRQPYLSSVLLQSEQSHHGHCCGYSGRAERNDGLLYQCSVCSKSFRSPSKLERHYLIHAGQKPFECSVCGKTFRQAPHWKRHQLTHFKE; translated from the coding sequence ATGATggctgaaaacaatttaaaaatgctaaagatTCAACAGTGTGTAGTGGCCAACAAACTACCTAGAAACAGGCCATATATTTGCAATATTTGCTTCAAGCACTTTGAAACGCCATCAAAATTAGCTAGGCATTATCTCATTCATACTGGTCAAAAGCCATTTGAATGTGATGTGTGTCATAAAACTTTTAGACAACTGGTTCATCTGGAGAGACATCAACTAACTCATAATCTGCCTTTTAAATGTAGCATTTGTCAACGCcactttaaaaatctgaagaCGTTTGTGAAGCACCAACAACTTCACAATGAAACCTACCAGAATGACGTGAAACAGGTCAGAAGATTGCTGGAGGCCAAGCAGGAAAAGCCGGTATATGGGATGTATCATACTTTTACCACAGAGGAAAGATGGGCATTACACCCGTGCTCTAAATCTGATCCTGCATACAGccctacaaagaaaagaaagaatattcatgCATGTACGATCTGCGGCAAGATGTTTCCATCACAATCAAAACTTGATAGGCATGCACTTATTCATACTGGTCAGAGGCCTTTTAAGTGTGTCCTGTGCAGTAAGTCTTTCCGACAGtcaactcatttaaaaattcatcaacTCACGCATTCAGAAGAAAGACCTTTTCAATGTTGTTTTTGTCAAAAAGGATTTAAGATTCAAAGCAAACTTCTGAAGCATAAACAAATCCATACCAGGAATAAGACCTTTCAGACTCTTTCATTAAAGGTGAAGAGTCCAGAATCATGCCCGCTGCCTAATAAATTAAATGCAAAGCAGGATAGTTTGGAAAATGGTGATTTAGGTGAATCTGAGGAGAATAATCCACTTGATGTCCACTCTATTTATATCGTCCCTTTTCAGTGTCCAGAGTGTGAAGAGTGTTTTGAATCAGAGCAGATTCTCAATGGACATAAGTGTTTTCCTGCCAGAGGTGGcaaaatgccaagcaggctcaaAAGAAGCTACAACTATAAAACCGTTGTTAAAAAAATCTTGGCTAAACTTAAACGTGCTGGGGGTAAGAAATTAGATAATCTTCGATCTGagaaaaaggtatttaaaaacaatttcttggAAAATTGTGATCTTATTTCCGGTGAGCAGAGCCCTGAACAAACCCAGAGAACATTTATGGGCCCTCTTGGCAAGCATGGAACATACAAGACAGttggcaataaaaagaagaaaacattgacTTTGCCATTTTCTTGGCAAAAACACTTCCAGAACCAAAATGTGGGTAAAAACTTGAAAGGTATCCTTACGACAGAAAACATGTTAACTATAGATAATTCAGCGAATAATAAAGACGTATCTATCTACGGTTCATCAGGTGAGGAATTCTTTAATAACTGTGAAGTGCTTCAGTGTGGTTTTTCAGTTCCAAGTGAAAACCTACATAGTGGACATAAGATGTGTCCTTGTGACAAATGTGAGAAAGTGTTCCCTTCTATATCCAAACTACAAAGACACTATTTAATTCATACGGGACAGAGGCCTTTTGGCTGTAATGTTTGTGGGAAATCTTTTAGACAGTCAGCtcatttaaaaagacacaaattaactCATATTGATAAGATTCCTTATAGACGATCTCTTTgccaagtagaatttgaaaatttgaaccAACTTCTCATTCATCCAGGTGATAATGTTAACTATAATGCTTCCCAACAATGTCAGACTCCCGGTTTCCAAAAATATGAGGCCTCAGAGTCAGatcaaatatcagaaataaaagttaaGGCAGAATCGGAGGATTTCATTCTTAGTCCCCCCTATAGGAACAGGCAGCCCTATCTCTCCAGTGTACTTTTGCAGTCAGAGCAGAGCCATCACGGTCACTGTTGTGGTTATTCAGGGCGGGCGGAGAGGAATGATGGCCTTCTCTACCAATGCAGCGTTTGTTCCAAGAGTTTTAGATCTCCATCTAAACTGGAAAGACACTATCTAATTCACGCAGGGCAGAAGCCATTTGAATGCTCAGTCTGTGGCAAAACATTCAGACAGGCTCCTCATTGGAAGAGACATCAACTTACTCACTTTAAGGAGTGA
- the ZNF770 gene encoding zinc finger protein 770 isoform X2: MMAENNLKMLKIQQCVVANKLPRNRPYICNICFKHFETPSKLARHYLIHTGQKPFECDVCHKTFRQLVHLERHQLTHNLPFKCSICQRHFKNLKTFVKHQQLHNETYQNDVKQVRRLLEAKQEKPVYGMYHTFTTEERWALHPCSKSDPAYSPTKKRKNIHACTICGKMFPSQSKLDRHALIHTGQRPFKCVLCSKSFRQSTHLKIHQLTHSEERPFQCCFCQKGFKIQSKLLKHKQIHTRNKTFQTLSLKVKSPESCPLPNKLNAKQDSLENGDLGESEENNPLDVHSIYIVPFQCPECEECFESEQILNGHKCFPARGGKMPSRLKRSYNYKTVVKKILAKLKRAGGKKLDNLRSEKKVFKNNFLENCDLISGEQSPEQTQRTFMGPLGKHGTYKTVGNKKKKTLTLPFSWQKHFQNQNVGKNLKGILTTENMLTIDNSANNKDVSIYGSSGWREPPRQVSPLPLQLTLPRKTLTTPPT, from the exons ATGATggctgaaaacaatttaaaaatgctaaagatTCAACAGTGTGTAGTGGCCAACAAACTACCTAGAAACAGGCCATATATTTGCAATATTTGCTTCAAGCACTTTGAAACGCCATCAAAATTAGCTAGGCATTATCTCATTCATACTGGTCAAAAGCCATTTGAATGTGATGTGTGTCATAAAACTTTTAGACAACTGGTTCATCTGGAGAGACATCAACTAACTCATAATCTGCCTTTTAAATGTAGCATTTGTCAACGCcactttaaaaatctgaagaCGTTTGTGAAGCACCAACAACTTCACAATGAAACCTACCAGAATGACGTGAAACAGGTCAGAAGATTGCTGGAGGCCAAGCAGGAAAAGCCGGTATATGGGATGTATCATACTTTTACCACAGAGGAAAGATGGGCATTACACCCGTGCTCTAAATCTGATCCTGCATACAGccctacaaagaaaagaaagaatattcatgCATGTACGATCTGCGGCAAGATGTTTCCATCACAATCAAAACTTGATAGGCATGCACTTATTCATACTGGTCAGAGGCCTTTTAAGTGTGTCCTGTGCAGTAAGTCTTTCCGACAGtcaactcatttaaaaattcatcaacTCACGCATTCAGAAGAAAGACCTTTTCAATGTTGTTTTTGTCAAAAAGGATTTAAGATTCAAAGCAAACTTCTGAAGCATAAACAAATCCATACCAGGAATAAGACCTTTCAGACTCTTTCATTAAAGGTGAAGAGTCCAGAATCATGCCCGCTGCCTAATAAATTAAATGCAAAGCAGGATAGTTTGGAAAATGGTGATTTAGGTGAATCTGAGGAGAATAATCCACTTGATGTCCACTCTATTTATATCGTCCCTTTTCAGTGTCCAGAGTGTGAAGAGTGTTTTGAATCAGAGCAGATTCTCAATGGACATAAGTGTTTTCCTGCCAGAGGTGGcaaaatgccaagcaggctcaaAAGAAGCTACAACTATAAAACCGTTGTTAAAAAAATCTTGGCTAAACTTAAACGTGCTGGGGGTAAGAAATTAGATAATCTTCGATCTGagaaaaaggtatttaaaaacaatttcttggAAAATTGTGATCTTATTTCCGGTGAGCAGAGCCCTGAACAAACCCAGAGAACATTTATGGGCCCTCTTGGCAAGCATGGAACATACAAGACAGttggcaataaaaagaagaaaacattgacTTTGCCATTTTCTTGGCAAAAACACTTCCAGAACCAAAATGTGGGTAAAAACTTGAAAGGTATCCTTACGACAGAAAACATGTTAACTATAGATAATTCAGCGAATAATAAAGACGTATCTATCTACGGTTCATCAG ggtggaGAGAACCCCCTCGTCAAGTCTCCCCCCTTCCTCTGCAACTAACTCTACCACGAAAAACCCTCACAACACCACCTACCTGA